From Rhinolophus sinicus isolate RSC01 linkage group LG15, ASM3656204v1, whole genome shotgun sequence, the proteins below share one genomic window:
- the WIPF2 gene encoding WAS/WASL-interacting protein family member 2, translating into MPIPPPPPPPPGPPPPPTFNQANTEQPKLSRDEQRGRGALLQDICKGTKLKKVTAINDRSAPIIEKPKGSSGGYGSGAGGLQPKGGLFQGGVPKLRPVGAKDVSENLVGKPALHVPSSRAAAPRPPVSAASGRPQDDTDSSRASLPELPRMQRPSLPDLSRPNATSSTGMKHSSSAPPPPPPGRRANAPPTPLPTHSNKVPAYNREKPLPPTPGQRLHPGREGPPAPPPVKPPPSPGTIRTGPSSQSLAPPPPPYRQPPGVPNGPSSPTNESAPELPQRHNSLHRKTPGPVRGLAPPPPTSASPSLQSNRPPPPARDPPSRGAAPPPPPPMIRNGARDAPPPPPPYRHGSEPLSRGKPPPPPSRTPAGPPPPPPPPLRNGHRDSITTVRSFLDDFESKYSFHPVEDFPAPEEYKHFQRVYPSKTNRAARGAPPLPPILR; encoded by the exons ATGCCaattcctcctccccctccacccccacctggtcctcctccacctcccactTTTAATCAG gcAAACACAGAGCAGCCCAAGCTGAGTCGAGATGAGCAGCGGGGTCGCGGCGCCCTCTTACAGGACATCTGCAAAGGGACCAAGCTGAAGAAGGTGACCGCCATTAATGATCGGAGTGCTCCCATCATTGAGA AACCCAAAGGAAGCAGTGGTGGTTATGGCTCTGGAGCAGGTGGCCTGCAGCCCAAGGGAGGTCTCTTCCAAGGAGGAGTGCCAAAGCTCCGACCTGTGGGAGCCAAGGACGTTTCAG AGAACCTAGTTGGTAAGCCAGCCCTACACGTCCCCAGTTCTCGAGCTGCTGCCCCAAGGCCTCCAGTGTCTGCAGCCAGCGGGCGCCCTCAAGATGATACAGACAGCAGCCGGGCGTCCCTCCCAGAGTTACCCCGGATGCAGAGACCGTCATTACCGGACCTTTCTCGGCCTAACGCCACCAGCAGTACGGGCATGAAGCACAGCTCCTCCGCCCCTCCGCCGCCACCCCCGGGGCGTCGCGCCAACGCACCCCCTACACCTCTGCCTACGCACAGCAACAAAGTCCCGGCCTACAACAGAGAGAAACCCTTGCCGCCCACACCTGGACAGAGGCTTCATCCTGGTCGAGAGGGCCCTCCTGCTCCACCCCCCGTGAAACCACCTCCTTCCCCTGGGACTATCAGAACGGGACCAAGTAGCCAGTCCCTGGCTCCTCCGCCGCCGCCTTACCGCCAGCCGCCAGGGGTCCCCAATGGACCTTCCAGTCCCACTAATGAGTCAGCCCCCGAGCTGCCACAGAGACACAATTCTTTGCATAGGAAGACACCAGGGCCTGTCAGAGGCCTagcacctcccccacccacctcagCCTCCCCTTCTTTACAAAGTAATAGGCCACCTCCCCCAGCTCGAGACCCTCCCAGTCGGGGAGCAG CTCCTCCGCCCCCACCACCCATGATCCGAAATGGTGCCAGGgatgctccccctccccccccaccctaCCGACATGGATCGGAACCTCTGAGCCGAGGAAAGCCCCCACCTCCGCCCTCAAGGACGCCAGCCGggccaccccctcctcctccaccgCCCCTGAGGAATGGCCACAGGGACTCGATTACCACTGTCCGATCTTTCTTGG ATGATTTTGAGTCGAAGTATTCTTTCCATCCAGTAGAAGATTTTCCTGCTCCAGAAGAATATAAACACTTTCAGAGAGTATATCCCAGCAAAACAAACCGAG CTGCCCGTGGAGCCCCGCCTCTGCCACCCATTCTCAGGTGA